The following proteins are co-located in the Terriglobia bacterium genome:
- a CDS encoding YncE family protein, which produces MNGQIPNLKWMYRVSAALLLLSASAVRSQAAAGNQVLATVADIPMPGPAVRFDYQSLDVERGRLYISHMNANQLVVFDIRKRQVVSNLDGFSRVHGVIAVPEIGRVYASVTGNHQVAVVDEATLKTIATVGPINYPDGLAYSPTTKRVFVSDEHGGVDAVIDANTNKLIAKIPLGGGAGNTIYDPGSGRIFVAVHGINELVAIDTATLKIVGRYPLPGIQNPHGVSLDVANRLAFIAGEENHSLAVFDLSRMKLLSIHQVGDDPDVLAFDPALRLLYVSAESGTVSVFQESKRDLKLLGQFNMPHAHTVSVDPKTHLVYFPLESVQGRPVLRIMQPPVQPQ; this is translated from the coding sequence ATGAACGGTCAGATTCCTAACCTGAAATGGATGTACAGGGTTTCGGCCGCACTGCTGCTCCTTAGCGCGAGCGCAGTTCGGTCACAAGCAGCGGCGGGTAATCAAGTGCTCGCGACAGTCGCGGATATTCCCATGCCTGGACCCGCAGTCCGCTTCGACTATCAAAGCCTCGATGTGGAACGTGGCCGGCTTTACATATCGCACATGAACGCCAATCAACTCGTGGTCTTCGATATAAGAAAGCGTCAGGTCGTCTCCAACCTCGACGGGTTCAGTCGAGTACACGGCGTCATTGCAGTTCCCGAAATTGGACGGGTCTACGCTTCTGTGACTGGTAACCACCAGGTGGCCGTGGTCGATGAGGCCACTTTGAAGACAATCGCAACCGTGGGGCCGATCAACTATCCTGATGGCCTCGCGTATTCGCCAACCACCAAAAGAGTCTTTGTCTCTGACGAGCATGGCGGAGTGGATGCGGTAATTGACGCCAATACCAACAAACTGATCGCGAAGATTCCGCTTGGAGGCGGCGCCGGCAATACCATCTACGACCCAGGCTCCGGCAGGATCTTCGTGGCCGTCCACGGAATCAACGAACTCGTGGCAATCGATACGGCAACGTTGAAGATCGTTGGCCGTTATCCTCTACCCGGCATCCAGAACCCTCACGGTGTTTCGCTGGACGTCGCAAATCGTCTCGCCTTCATTGCGGGAGAGGAGAACCACTCGCTGGCCGTCTTCGATTTGAGCAGGATGAAGCTGCTATCGATTCACCAGGTAGGTGATGACCCCGACGTTCTGGCCTTCGATCCAGCCTTGAGGCTCCTGTATGTATCTGCTGAATCGGGGACTGTCAGTGTGTTTCAGGAGTCCAAGCGCGACCTGAAACTGCTTGGCCAATTCAACATGCCGCACGCCCACACGGTGTCTGTCGATCCAAAAACTCATTTGGTCTACTTCCCACTTGAGAGCGTCCAGGGCCGTCCAGTGCTCAGAATCATGCAACCGCCCGTTCAGCCCCAGTGA
- a CDS encoding ADP-ribosylglycohydrolase family protein translates to MNRRAFMNYLRAGGIGSLSTVAGAPDLFGAQSTHPVNTPRARLAIPPDDSKPEFRRISLADYNDHVYGAWLGKIVGAFFGMPFEGKPENVDPSLDRFLKDYTYAPIDDDFYYEMVAIYGFERYGIHMTIEQLGEMWKEYKAGAWGSSEQARLALDKGIKPPKTGEPRYNKWFHTIGPQFSSGTYGMLAAGMVNLAGKVARYYSHINGYAEGCDGAVFVAACTSEAFFETDAEKLVRQAAQIISPESNYRKALDQVLAGYARGETWRKIAVEIENRWRPEYPQFNNAVANGALCALALLYGRGDWLNSINIISAADDYTDADCNSDVVSSIVGAMHGSKAIPEGLVRTLNNRIYGTGMGPLRFGRVIDERISDFAARIGALGRTLLVANGARRENDYMLVPRHSVQRQPLEWFDINDYGQLWNSDWRLAHASRGGAGATYLAWETNTLVTFPRDTRPCRLEREVRIPAGSAKLDLKVGSVSGQPWRLQVLVNNDSVMAQDIESDSASKEPQYRTLEIDLHKYAGQRVTIRLYHWLLDDRPAGSAYWNSAEVRPS, encoded by the coding sequence ATGAACCGGCGCGCCTTCATGAATTATCTCAGGGCTGGTGGGATTGGATCGCTGAGCACGGTTGCTGGTGCGCCGGATCTCTTCGGCGCACAGTCCACGCACCCCGTGAACACGCCACGCGCGAGGCTTGCGATACCACCCGATGATAGCAAGCCCGAATTCCGCCGCATCTCACTGGCTGATTACAACGATCATGTGTACGGTGCCTGGTTGGGCAAGATCGTGGGAGCTTTTTTCGGCATGCCGTTCGAGGGGAAGCCCGAAAATGTGGACCCAAGTCTCGACCGGTTCCTGAAGGACTATACATATGCTCCGATTGATGATGATTTTTATTATGAGATGGTGGCGATCTATGGATTCGAACGCTATGGAATCCATATGACGATTGAGCAGTTGGGGGAGATGTGGAAGGAGTACAAGGCGGGGGCGTGGGGATCAAGCGAACAGGCTCGGCTTGCCTTAGACAAAGGGATCAAGCCACCAAAGACGGGAGAACCCCGTTACAACAAGTGGTTCCACACAATCGGACCGCAGTTTTCATCCGGGACTTATGGCATGCTGGCTGCCGGCATGGTAAATCTGGCAGGCAAGGTGGCCCGATATTATTCCCACATCAATGGCTACGCTGAAGGATGCGATGGCGCGGTCTTTGTGGCGGCCTGTACAAGTGAGGCATTTTTTGAGACCGATGCGGAAAAGCTCGTACGCCAGGCCGCGCAGATCATCTCTCCCGAATCAAATTACCGCAAGGCCCTCGACCAGGTGCTGGCAGGTTACGCTCGGGGCGAAACCTGGCGCAAAATAGCCGTTGAGATTGAAAACCGCTGGCGCCCGGAATATCCGCAATTTAACAACGCCGTTGCCAATGGGGCACTGTGCGCGCTGGCCCTGCTTTATGGCAGAGGGGACTGGCTGAACTCCATCAATATAATTTCGGCTGCGGATGACTATACCGACGCCGACTGCAATAGCGATGTTGTAAGCTCGATTGTTGGGGCCATGCACGGATCGAAGGCGATTCCTGAGGGCCTCGTGAGAACTCTGAACAACCGGATCTACGGAACCGGGATGGGGCCGCTTAGGTTTGGCAGGGTGATTGATGAACGCATTTCTGACTTCGCCGCCAGAATTGGGGCCCTCGGGCGGACGTTGCTCGTGGCAAATGGAGCTCGAAGAGAAAACGACTACATGCTGGTTCCTCGGCACTCCGTACAGCGGCAACCTCTCGAATGGTTCGACATCAACGATTATGGTCAGCTATGGAACAGCGATTGGCGGCTGGCGCATGCCTCACGCGGAGGAGCCGGTGCGACCTATCTCGCGTGGGAGACGAACACGTTGGTAACCTTCCCGCGAGACACGCGGCCCTGCCGGTTGGAACGTGAAGTCCGCATACCAGCCGGATCTGCAAAACTGGATTTGAAAGTAGGATCAGTGTCGGGTCAGCCTTGGCGCTTGCAGGTCCTCGTCAACAACGATTCCGTAATGGCACAGGATATCGAGTCGGATTCCGCGAGCAAGGAGCCCCAATACCGCACCCTGGAAATCGACCTCCATAAATACGCCGGGCAAAGGGTCACGATTCGACTCTATCACTGGCTTCTCGATGACCGGCCAGCAGGGTCCGCCTATTGGAACAGCGCAGAAGTTCGCCCCAGTTAG
- the tadA gene encoding tRNA adenosine(34) deaminase TadA gives MRARKGEHLQDLDERFMREALRQARRGYREGEVPIGAVIVRIGEIIARAHNRPIHLSDPSAHAEVLALRRAGRRLGNYRLSGCTLYVTIEPCVMCVGAIVQARIQRLVVGAIDPKAGACGSVLPVLNSEKLNHAVVLESGILQTDCSAILQQFFRERRKTGRRGI, from the coding sequence ATGCGCGCCCGGAAAGGTGAGCATCTGCAAGATCTGGACGAACGGTTCATGCGCGAGGCACTGCGGCAGGCCCGTCGCGGCTATCGCGAGGGCGAAGTTCCGATTGGAGCCGTGATTGTCCGCATCGGAGAAATCATTGCGAGGGCTCATAATCGTCCTATACATCTGAGCGATCCCTCAGCGCACGCGGAGGTGCTGGCGCTGCGCCGCGCGGGCCGCAGGCTGGGGAACTATCGCCTGTCCGGATGCACCCTGTATGTTACAATCGAGCCTTGCGTCATGTGTGTTGGAGCCATCGTCCAGGCCCGTATTCAAAGGCTGGTTGTGGGAGCCATAGACCCCAAAGCCGGCGCTTGCGGCTCGGTCCTGCCAGTGCTGAACAGCGAGAAACTGAACCATGCGGTCGTGTTGGAAAGCGGAATCCTCCAGACAGATTGCTCGGCCATTCTTCAGCAGTTCTTCCGCGAACGCCGCAAAACGGGCCGGCGGGGAATTTGA
- a CDS encoding TonB-dependent receptor has product MYRRFQTPKILSLTWILLSPLSALWGQGLASLQVRVIDPSGAVVPHATVRVMAQPNGPVRVTTSNGQGFYKISGLVPGRYTATATAQGFAPSSKSLPLAAGQTLTLDIHLTIALPAQQVEVRGQAAHLQIAPESNASAVAVSGNNLNALSNDPDEFQSQIGALAGPSVGPGGAEIYINGFTGGDMPPKSAIREIRFNGNPFSAENNRFGYGRVDITTKPGSAAYHGDVSSEYNDSSMNALSPFLAASEEKPPSYHTWLWDADLGGPLGKKASFFFDFQRRNINRASLVNTVVLDPGLNIVPYVASVPNPRVLTNLSPRADFQLSPNNTLSISYRYFQIGEHNDGVDTQSLPSQAFDRSFHHHNLQIIDTQVLGSRVVNQTSFQYLHFNNVETPQNFSPTINVLGAFTGGGDSSGTFNRYETHYTFQNYTTMTLGRHLVRFGGTMLVLPRSESTNGGFNGTFTFNSLSDYQKTQRGLQNGLTMSQIQTGGYGPSQFNVTAGNLPASIDRVNGWLFVNDDWNVRPHFTLSYGLRFDSENYVSGQPFWAPRVGIAWGLGHGSNVKTVLRAGWGIFYEDLDDDPMMIAGRLNGQNQRTYIVNNPAFFPDVPSLTALTAVATPTPTIFRIAPNLLLPYDMDTAVSLERQLSRRTTVSFTYVNSRGVHQFVTNNINAPLPGTFDPNNPASGLRPLGNPAGNIYDYGSPGIYRQTELIANIRVNAHSISLFGYYVFDDAHSDSGLNVQTSPAGEFSFQTNPWNLSEDYGRAYFGIRQRVVIAGSLAMPLGIRLSPMLMANSGQPFSIQLPQDLYGTGVHDARPALATASTPSANVVVTKYGAFNIAPGPENAPIPPNTETAPANFMLNFRLSRTFGFGGKGREKHGGEDSAPGPEGREGRGGDSRGLGGRGLSNGGGASLGGATERRYALTLSLSVLNALNNVNLGSPVNVLGSPLFGQSVSLASGPFSAQVGNPVANRLINVGASLSF; this is encoded by the coding sequence ATGTACCGGCGTTTTCAAACACCAAAAATTCTCTCGCTGACCTGGATACTGCTGTCTCCGTTGAGCGCTTTGTGGGGGCAGGGCCTGGCTAGCCTGCAAGTACGGGTGATTGATCCCTCAGGCGCCGTCGTACCCCATGCAACCGTGCGTGTGATGGCCCAGCCGAATGGGCCGGTGCGGGTGACAACCTCGAACGGGCAGGGCTTCTATAAGATTAGCGGGCTCGTGCCAGGCCGCTATACGGCCACGGCCACGGCTCAAGGGTTTGCACCCTCCAGCAAAAGCCTTCCGTTGGCGGCGGGCCAAACGCTCACGCTCGATATACACCTGACGATCGCCTTGCCGGCACAGCAGGTGGAGGTTCGCGGCCAGGCCGCTCACCTGCAAATTGCCCCCGAAAGTAATGCCAGCGCCGTGGCTGTTTCTGGCAATAACCTGAATGCGCTGTCGAACGACCCGGACGAGTTCCAGAGCCAGATTGGCGCTCTGGCGGGCCCTTCGGTCGGACCCGGCGGTGCCGAGATTTACATTAACGGCTTCACCGGCGGCGATATGCCTCCCAAATCCGCCATTCGCGAGATTCGCTTCAATGGCAATCCTTTCTCGGCTGAAAACAATCGGTTCGGTTATGGCCGCGTTGACATTACAACGAAACCTGGAAGCGCCGCCTACCACGGAGACGTTTCGAGCGAATACAACGATTCCAGTATGAATGCACTCAGCCCGTTTCTCGCTGCCTCTGAAGAAAAGCCTCCTTCGTATCACACCTGGCTCTGGGACGCAGATCTCGGCGGCCCGCTGGGTAAGAAGGCGTCCTTTTTCTTCGATTTCCAGCGTCGCAACATCAACCGCGCCAGCCTGGTGAACACGGTTGTGCTCGATCCCGGCCTGAATATCGTGCCTTATGTTGCTTCCGTTCCCAACCCTCGCGTCCTGACCAACCTCAGCCCTCGGGCGGATTTCCAGCTCAGTCCGAACAATACGCTCAGCATAAGTTACCGCTATTTTCAAATCGGAGAGCACAACGACGGCGTGGACACCCAGTCGCTTCCCTCCCAGGCCTTCGACCGGTCGTTCCATCACCACAATCTTCAGATCATCGACACTCAGGTTTTAGGTTCCCGAGTCGTCAATCAAACGAGCTTCCAATACCTCCACTTCAACAACGTAGAGACGCCGCAAAACTTTTCTCCCACGATCAACGTTCTTGGAGCGTTCACGGGCGGCGGTGACAGCTCTGGCACGTTCAACCGCTACGAAACCCACTACACCTTCCAGAACTATACGACCATGACCCTGGGCCGCCATCTGGTTCGCTTCGGGGGCACAATGCTCGTTCTGCCTCGTAGCGAATCCACCAATGGCGGCTTCAACGGGACTTTCACTTTCAATTCGCTGTCTGACTATCAGAAGACTCAGCGGGGTCTGCAAAATGGCCTGACGATGAGCCAGATTCAAACTGGGGGTTACGGTCCCAGCCAGTTCAACGTCACGGCGGGCAACCTGCCGGCTTCCATCGACCGTGTTAATGGGTGGCTCTTCGTCAACGATGATTGGAATGTCCGGCCGCACTTCACTCTGAGTTATGGCCTGCGGTTTGACTCCGAAAATTATGTCAGCGGCCAGCCCTTTTGGGCGCCTCGGGTGGGAATTGCATGGGGCCTGGGCCATGGCTCGAATGTGAAGACAGTGCTTCGAGCGGGCTGGGGTATCTTCTACGAGGATCTTGATGATGACCCGATGATGATCGCAGGGCGCCTGAACGGACAAAACCAACGGACCTACATCGTCAACAATCCGGCCTTTTTCCCGGATGTGCCTTCCCTTACTGCCCTCACCGCAGTCGCAACTCCAACGCCTACGATCTTTCGAATCGCCCCAAATTTACTGTTGCCTTACGACATGGACACGGCGGTTAGCCTGGAACGTCAATTGTCGCGCCGCACAACGGTCTCGTTCACATATGTGAATTCCCGCGGCGTTCACCAGTTCGTAACCAACAATATCAACGCGCCTCTCCCGGGAACCTTCGATCCCAACAATCCTGCGAGCGGCTTGCGGCCCCTCGGCAACCCGGCCGGAAATATTTACGATTACGGGTCGCCTGGTATTTACCGGCAGACGGAATTGATCGCCAACATCCGCGTGAATGCCCACAGCATCTCGCTCTTCGGCTACTATGTCTTTGATGATGCCCACAGCGACTCGGGATTAAACGTGCAGACCAGCCCCGCCGGAGAATTCAGCTTCCAGACGAACCCCTGGAACCTTTCCGAGGACTACGGGCGCGCCTACTTCGGCATTCGTCAGCGCGTGGTAATTGCCGGCAGCCTGGCCATGCCGTTGGGCATCCGTTTGAGTCCGATGCTGATGGCGAACTCCGGGCAGCCGTTCAGCATCCAGCTCCCGCAAGATCTCTACGGCACCGGCGTTCACGATGCCCGGCCGGCACTGGCAACGGCCTCGACGCCCTCAGCCAATGTTGTCGTAACGAAGTACGGCGCCTTCAATATCGCCCCTGGGCCCGAGAATGCCCCAATCCCCCCAAACACCGAAACAGCTCCAGCAAACTTCATGTTGAATTTCCGCCTCAGCCGCACATTCGGCTTTGGCGGTAAAGGCCGGGAGAAACACGGCGGTGAAGATTCTGCACCAGGACCGGAAGGACGTGAAGGGCGTGGAGGAGATAGTCGAGGGCTTGGCGGCCGCGGGCTGAGCAATGGCGGTGGCGCGAGCCTGGGAGGGGCAACGGAGCGCCGTTACGCGCTCACGCTAAGCCTGTCTGTCCTTAATGCACTCAACAACGTCAACCTCGGCTCGCCGGTCAATGTTCTTGGCTCACCACTGTTCGGTCAGTCTGTCTCACTTGCGAGTGGTCCATTCTCGGCCCAGGTCGGGAACCCTGTAGCCAATCGTCTCATCAACGTCGGCGCTTCCCTGAGCTTTTGA
- a CDS encoding LacI family DNA-binding transcriptional regulator, with protein sequence MATLKEVARRANVSVGTVSNVLNRTARVSESVRVRVTTAIRELEYHPNHVARSLKLKATKMLGMIVSDITNPFFSQMVRGAEDAALKRNYLLLTFNTDDHFEREKKVLSVLRSRRVDGVLLVVAPSDERPEHIADTIGSGLPVVCLDRLPPGMKVDSVTVDNVAGTQECIRHLIARGHRRIGIITGSLFLETARQRLQGYKNALEDAGIKIEQELICEGNFREQTGYQLGRKLLLQTDRPSALFTSNSLMAIGTLRAIEELELQCPKDIAIATFDDLPLTEVFHPHLTAVAQPAFSIGYAGAELLIQRIETKGASESPVAIRLPTQLKVRESTMGFLRSKTMEVTQNTFDR encoded by the coding sequence ATGGCTACACTCAAAGAAGTCGCTAGAAGAGCCAATGTATCCGTGGGCACGGTTTCCAACGTGCTGAATCGAACCGCCCGAGTCAGTGAATCGGTTCGAGTGCGTGTTACAACAGCCATAAGGGAATTGGAGTACCACCCGAATCACGTAGCCCGAAGCCTGAAACTCAAGGCTACAAAAATGCTCGGAATGATCGTCTCAGACATCACCAATCCCTTCTTTTCACAGATGGTGCGGGGGGCGGAAGATGCTGCTCTAAAGCGGAACTATCTTCTTTTGACCTTCAACACTGACGATCATTTCGAACGAGAGAAAAAAGTCCTCTCGGTTCTCCGGTCACGACGCGTGGACGGAGTTCTTCTTGTTGTTGCTCCAAGTGACGAACGTCCCGAGCATATCGCAGATACTATTGGTTCAGGATTACCCGTAGTGTGCCTGGATCGCTTGCCGCCCGGGATGAAGGTGGACTCAGTCACGGTGGACAACGTTGCGGGAACACAGGAATGCATCAGGCACCTTATCGCCCGAGGACATCGCAGAATTGGAATCATTACCGGCTCCTTGTTTCTAGAAACAGCCCGTCAGCGCCTTCAAGGGTACAAGAATGCTCTTGAAGATGCGGGGATCAAAATCGAACAAGAGCTAATCTGCGAAGGCAACTTCCGAGAGCAAACAGGTTATCAGCTGGGCAGGAAACTGCTTCTCCAGACTGATCGCCCGTCGGCATTGTTCACTTCAAACAGCCTGATGGCAATTGGCACATTGAGAGCCATTGAAGAATTAGAACTCCAATGCCCGAAGGACATTGCCATCGCGACCTTTGATGATCTGCCTTTGACTGAGGTTTTTCACCCACATCTCACAGCCGTCGCCCAACCAGCTTTCTCCATTGGCTATGCTGGGGCAGAACTTTTGATACAAAGGATCGAGACTAAAGGGGCCTCTGAATCGCCTGTCGCCATTCGGCTACCGACCCAGCTCAAGGTGCGAGAGTCGACCATGGGATTTCTGCGGTCGAAGACTATGGAAGTCACACAAAATACGTTCGACCGCTAG
- a CDS encoding chromate resistance protein ChrB domain-containing protein produces MFQLPARMASKRVSVWRKLQKYGALSWKNCAYILPLDPTNLERFQWLAAEVQKYQGEASVVEVPLIHGYTHRQVMVLFNNARATQYQSFIRDSRLALRASASRSHAQQLLDFSRLNRRMNDLTAIDFFGCGKRRDAERLIKELEIRASGKRPNRPGNKAKTKEYRARVWQTRPRPEVDRVGSAWLIRHFIDPRAKFVFARDPEAYPGALRFDMFGGEFTHAGDDCTFEVLMKHFKLHDRSLKQIGQLVHDADLRDGKFGRPEGIAIEIITKGWGKMDLSDEEILHRGFELFDALYLMAGA; encoded by the coding sequence ATGTTCCAACTGCCGGCGCGAATGGCCAGCAAGCGCGTGAGTGTTTGGCGGAAGCTCCAGAAGTACGGAGCTCTGAGCTGGAAGAATTGCGCCTACATTTTGCCGCTGGATCCAACCAACCTTGAAAGGTTCCAGTGGCTTGCGGCCGAGGTACAGAAGTATCAAGGCGAGGCATCCGTGGTGGAAGTGCCGCTGATTCACGGGTACACACACAGGCAGGTAATGGTATTGTTTAACAACGCACGAGCCACCCAATATCAGAGCTTCATCCGGGATTCACGGCTTGCGTTGCGCGCGTCGGCAAGTCGAAGCCATGCGCAACAGCTCCTGGATTTCAGCAGGCTGAACCGCCGCATGAACGACTTAACCGCTATCGATTTTTTCGGTTGCGGCAAGAGGAGGGATGCTGAGCGATTAATCAAGGAACTTGAAATCCGCGCCAGCGGGAAAAGGCCGAACAGGCCAGGAAACAAAGCAAAGACTAAAGAATACAGGGCGCGCGTGTGGCAGACTCGACCGCGGCCTGAAGTAGACCGGGTCGGCTCCGCGTGGCTGATCCGCCACTTTATCGATCCCCGGGCCAAATTCGTTTTTGCACGCGATCCCGAAGCTTACCCTGGGGCTCTGAGATTCGACATGTTCGGAGGCGAATTCACCCACGCGGGTGACGACTGCACGTTTGAGGTGCTCATGAAGCATTTCAAGCTGCACGACCGGAGCCTGAAGCAAATTGGCCAACTGGTTCATGACGCTGATCTGAGGGACGGGAAGTTTGGGAGACCCGAAGGCATCGCAATCGAAATAATCACAAAGGGCTGGGGAAAGATGGATTTAAGTGATGAAGAGATCCTACACAGAGGTTTTGAACTCTTTGATGCTCTGTACTTAATGGCGGGAGCATAA
- a CDS encoding sugar phosphate isomerase/epimerase — protein MAAGVGLDLYADPYGIPVGLQLYTVRKQLDDDFAGTLRKVASVGYTQVQFSGFHNQPVPKIKQLIDEIGLKTAAGHFDYKLLQSNLSQVTDDAHTLDMSYVVLSSVPETYRHSLDNYKRAAEFFNKTGEGCRKAGLHFGYHNHNRDFEKFGDTIAFDLMLQNTDPASVCFEMDCFWVTRAGYDPVAYMNKYPGRFPVLHIKDERKHYPPTVSGRTPSEAFAPVGKGIIDWKRIFKAAPKGGLKYYFVEQDETELPVFEAIKISYDYLHALKV, from the coding sequence ATGGCAGCAGGCGTGGGCCTGGACTTATACGCCGACCCGTATGGAATTCCGGTTGGTTTGCAGCTTTACACGGTGCGGAAGCAGCTTGACGACGATTTTGCAGGGACCCTGCGCAAGGTGGCTTCCGTTGGTTACACGCAGGTGCAGTTTTCCGGCTTTCACAACCAGCCGGTCCCAAAGATCAAACAGCTTATCGACGAGATTGGGCTGAAGACCGCAGCCGGTCATTTTGACTATAAGCTGCTCCAGTCGAATCTGTCCCAAGTTACCGACGACGCGCATACGCTTGATATGAGTTATGTTGTGCTCTCGTCCGTCCCGGAAACTTACCGCCACTCGCTCGACAATTACAAACGCGCGGCCGAATTTTTCAACAAGACAGGCGAGGGGTGCAGGAAAGCAGGTCTTCATTTCGGATACCACAACCACAATCGCGACTTCGAGAAATTTGGCGATACCATCGCGTTTGATCTGATGCTGCAAAACACGGACCCGGCCTCCGTTTGTTTTGAGATGGATTGCTTCTGGGTCACGCGCGCCGGTTACGATCCTGTCGCTTACATGAACAAGTACCCGGGCCGCTTCCCGGTTCTGCACATCAAGGATGAAAGGAAGCACTATCCGCCAACCGTTTCTGGCCGCACGCCTTCCGAGGCCTTTGCGCCCGTTGGCAAGGGCATCATTGACTGGAAGCGGATTTTCAAGGCGGCGCCCAAGGGCGGCCTGAAGTATTACTTTGTCGAGCAGGACGAGACCGAACTCCCGGTCTTCGAAGCGATCAAAATCAGTTACGATTATCTTCACGCCCTCAAAGTTTAG
- a CDS encoding DUF1259 domain-containing protein: MLPTKRIIVGLVLLGLPTFAVAQGLDTAKLDQVFGRSGQKLGQVYKFSFPRTDLHVTVHGVAIRPGLALGSWAAFSGKDNSATVMGDLVLLQDEVNPVMTRLRHAGMEITAVHNHLLGETPRLMYLHYMGRGNPVELAKSLRSALRESKTPFGKPATATKAGDPPAFVNQVEAALGRKGNFAGGVLAFSIPRADAVTITEGETVLPSQGVAESINFQQAGEGKVATTGDFVLTADEVNPAISALEAHHIQVTALHSHMLIEQPRLFFMHFWGYGPAAQAADGTKAALEKVHTK; this comes from the coding sequence ATGCTTCCTACGAAACGAATTATCGTCGGTCTTGTCTTATTGGGTCTTCCCACTTTCGCGGTCGCACAGGGGCTCGACACAGCCAAGCTTGACCAGGTATTCGGCCGGTCGGGCCAGAAACTCGGACAAGTTTACAAGTTCAGCTTTCCTCGCACCGATCTCCATGTGACGGTGCATGGTGTGGCAATCAGACCCGGGCTTGCCCTGGGTTCGTGGGCCGCGTTCTCGGGAAAGGACAATAGCGCGACGGTCATGGGCGATCTGGTCCTACTCCAGGACGAAGTGAACCCCGTGATGACAAGGCTTCGCCATGCCGGGATGGAAATCACCGCGGTGCATAACCACTTGCTCGGTGAAACGCCGCGCCTGATGTACCTGCACTACATGGGTCGCGGTAACCCGGTGGAGCTTGCGAAGTCTCTCCGGTCAGCGCTAAGGGAATCAAAGACTCCTTTCGGAAAGCCCGCAACCGCCACGAAGGCGGGAGATCCCCCTGCATTTGTCAATCAAGTTGAAGCTGCGCTTGGGCGCAAAGGAAACTTCGCCGGTGGAGTCCTGGCATTCAGCATTCCGCGAGCGGACGCCGTCACCATCACGGAAGGTGAAACCGTTCTTCCCTCACAGGGGGTCGCAGAGAGTATCAATTTTCAGCAAGCGGGCGAGGGAAAAGTTGCGACAACCGGAGACTTTGTTTTGACCGCCGACGAAGTGAATCCGGCGATCTCGGCGCTCGAGGCGCACCATATTCAGGTGACGGCGCTGCATTCACATATGCTCATTGAGCAGCCGCGGTTGTTCTTCATGCACTTCTGGGGTTACGGGCCGGCAGCTCAGGCGGCGGATGGCACCAAAGCCGCGCTCGAAAAGGTTCACACCAAGTGA